A portion of the Myripristis murdjan chromosome 13, fMyrMur1.1, whole genome shotgun sequence genome contains these proteins:
- the serpinf2b gene encoding serpin peptidase inhibitor, clade F (alpha-2 antiplasmin, pigment epithelium derived factor), member 2b codes for MDLRLTLLLICLCREGVTNGEAGEDEAIPLVPLIPLMPSHPKEKINVSTPQPTNAGSTQVPPAATAVTNKPNGASSEEEQDGGCVSVGGSLQSREAVASAVQKLGLQLLQNLETTPEQPNVIISPFSIALALSQLALGAANETEELLMHHLHASTLPCYHESLHNVLEQLRNNNLQIATRIFLSQGFEPKQDFVHESQRYYDSEPVALEGLEQINDWVEKATNGKITDFLSSLPPNLLLMLINAVHFKGEWKARFDPRFTSRGVFYIDDKHMVDVEMMEDAKHPLSLYIDNDLEAQVASFPFQKSMSLLVVMPMSGRVNVSSLAAKLNISDLYDRLPKERAVQVKVPKFKLEYTQELQEVFTKLGLGEMFLHPNLADIADGPLLVSSVMHKSSMEINEEGAEAAAATTVVISRASNPVFHLIQPFLLALMDDLTQVPIFMGVINNPNPEAPILQRGELGSKDKVEFPLDKTYVGSFGGPPK; via the exons ATGGATCTTCGTCTGACACTCCTGTTGATCTGTCTCTGCAGAGAAGGAGTCACT AACGGTGAGGCTGGAGAGGATGAGGCAATCCCTTTGGTGCCTCTTATTCCTTTGATGCCCAGCCACCCCAAAGAG aaaataaatgtaagtaCACCACAGCCAACAAATGCGGGTAGCACACAGGTTCCCCCAGCTGCAACAGCCGTGACTAATAAGCCCAATGGGGCCTCATCAGAGGAAGAGCAAGATGGgggttgtgtgtctgtgggtggcAGCCTGCAGTCCAGGGAGGCCGTGGCCAGCGCCGTCCAGAAACTGGGCCTGCAGCTTCTGCAGAACCTGGAGACGACGCCAGAGCAGCCTAATGTGATCATATCTCCTTTCAGCATAGCATTAGCTCTCTCCCAGCTGGCCCTGG GGGCAGCAAATGAGACGGAGGAGCTGCTGATGCATCATCTCCATGCGAGCACTTTACCTTGCTACCACGAGTCCCTGCATAACGTCTTAGAGCAGCTCAGAAACAACAATCTGCAGATTGCCACACGCATCTTCCTGAGCCAAG gATTCGAGCCAAAGCAAGACTTTGTCCATGAGTCCCAGCGGTATTATGACTCAGAGCCAGTGGCCTTGGAAGGCCTGGAACAGATAAATGACTGGGTAGAGAAGGCAACAAATGGAAAGATCACTGACTTCCTGTCTTCATTACCACCCAATTTGCTCCTCATGCTCATTAATGCTGTCCATTTCAAAG GAGAATGGAAAGCTCGATTTGACCCACGCTTCACCTCTAGAGGTGTGTTCTACATCGATGACAAGCACATGGTTGATGTTGAAATGATGGAAGATGCCAAACATCCGTTGAGTTTATACATTGATAATGACCTGGAAGCTCAG GTAGCGTCCTTCCCATTCCAGAAGTCCATGAGTTTACTAGTAGTCATGCCTATGTCTGGCCGGGTGAACGTGTCATCACTTGCTGCAAAGCTTAATATCTCAGACCTTTATGATCGTCTGCCCAAGGAAAGAGCCGTTCAAGTTAAAGTCCCCAAATTCAAATTGGAATATACTCAAGAGCTACAGGAAGTTTTCACCAAACTTG GCCTAGGAGAGATGTTTCTTCATCCCAACCTGGCTGACATAGCAGACGGCCCCCTGTTGGTATCCAGTGTGATGCATAAGTCCAGCATGGAGATAAATGAGGAAGGtgcagaggctgctgcagcAACAACCGTGGTCATTTCAAGGGCATCCAACCCTGTTTTCCATCTCATCCAACCCTTCCTCCTTGCTCTTATGGATGATTTGACCCAAGTGCCAATCTTTATGGGTGTCATcaacaaccctaaccctgaagCGCCTATCTTGCAGAGAGGAGAACTTGGTAGTAAAGATAAAGTAGAATTTCCACTTGACAAGACATATGTAGGTTCCTTTGGTGGCCCGCCTAAGTAG